Proteins encoded by one window of Panicum virgatum strain AP13 chromosome 7N, P.virgatum_v5, whole genome shotgun sequence:
- the LOC120682056 gene encoding peroxisomal 2,4-dienoyl-CoA reductase [(3E)-enoyl-CoA-producing]-like isoform X1, protein MESPFRADVLRGKAALVTGGGSGIGFEIATQLARHGAQVALMGRRREVLDKAVAALRSEGLRAVAFDGDVRKQEDAARVLAATVEHFGKLDILVNGAAGNFLASPEDLKPKGFRTVLDIDTVGTYTMCYEAMKYLKKGGPGRAPSSGGLIINISATLHYTAAWYQIHVSAAKASVDSITRSLALEWGADYDIRVNGIAPGPIQDTPGMRKLAPEEMSKGRRETTPLFKLGEKWDIAMAALYLASDAGKYVNGATIIVDGGLWLSRPRHIPKEEVKALSKVVEKKVRTSGFGVPSSKL, encoded by the exons ATGGAGTCGCCGTTCCGGGCGGACGTGCTGAGGGGCAAGGCGGCGCTGGTCACGGGCGGGGGCTCCGGCATCGGCTTCGAGATCGCCACCCAGCTCGCGCGCCACGGCGCGCAGGTCGCCCtcatgggccgccgccgcgaggtcCTCGACAAGGCCGTCGCCGCGCTCCGGTCCGAGGGCCTCAGG GCTGTTGCTTTCGATGGAGATGTCCGCAAGCAAGAGGATGCTGCCAGGGTGCTTGCAGCAACCGTTGAGCATTTCGGCAAGCTGGACATCCTTGTCAACGGTGCAGCCGGCAATTTCCTTGCTTCCCCGGAGGATTTGAAGCCCAAGGGATTCCGAACCG TTCTTGACATTGATACTGTGGGTACATACACAA TGTGTTACGAAGCCATGAAGTATCTCAAAAAGGGCGGACCAGGGAGAGCGCCATCCTCTGGTGGTCTCATCATAAACATAAGTGCCACACTGCACTACACTGCGGCTTGGTACCAAATTCATGTCTCTGCTGCTAAG GCAAGCGTGGATAGTATCACCAGATCATTAGCTCTGGAATGGGGAGCAGATTATGACATTAGAGTCAATGGAATCGCACCAGGACCGATTCAAGACACTCCAGGAATGAGGAAGCTTGCACCTGAGGAAATGAGCAAGGGGCGTCGAGAAACGACACCATTATTTAAGCTTGGAGAGAAATGGGACATAGCAATGGCCGCACTCTATCTGGCTTCTGATGCAG GAAAATATGTCAATGGGGCTACAATTATTGTTGATGGAGGCCTTTGGTTAAGTCGTCCTCGCCATATTCCCAAGGAGGAAGTGAAGGCGCTCTCTAAGGTTGTCGAGAAGAAGGTCAGGACCTCTGGGTTTGGCGTGCCATCCAGCAAATTGTGA
- the LOC120682056 gene encoding peroxisomal 2,4-dienoyl-CoA reductase [(3E)-enoyl-CoA-producing]-like isoform X2, with product MAAAVGGTPTMTTTNSASSAPTVLQSHAVRCFLWHNPVTHSRYYNMGYRHRVAKPRAFLVCYEAMKYLKKGGPGRAPSSGGLIINISATLHYTAAWYQIHVSAAKASVDSITRSLALEWGADYDIRVNGIAPGPIQDTPGMRKLAPEEMSKGRRETTPLFKLGEKWDIAMAALYLASDAGKYVNGATIIVDGGLWLSRPRHIPKEEVKALSKVVEKKVRTSGFGVPSSKL from the exons ATGGCTGCGGCGGTGGGGGGTACACCGACGATGACCACAACGAATTCTGCCTCATCAGCTCCTACAGTCCTACAGTCCCACGCCGTACGCTGCTTCCTCTGGCACAACCCCGTCACTCACAGCAG ATACTACAACATGGGATACCGGCACCGCGTGGCGAAGCCGCGAGCCTTTCTAGTGTGTTACGAAGCCATGAAGTATCTCAAAAAGGGCGGACCAGGGAGAGCGCCATCCTCTGGTGGTCTCATCATAAACATAAGTGCCACACTGCACTACACTGCGGCTTGGTACCAAATTCATGTCTCTGCTGCTAAG GCAAGCGTGGATAGTATCACCAGATCATTAGCTCTGGAATGGGGAGCAGATTATGACATTAGAGTCAATGGAATCGCACCAGGACCGATTCAAGACACTCCAGGAATGAGGAAGCTTGCACCTGAGGAAATGAGCAAGGGGCGTCGAGAAACGACACCATTATTTAAGCTTGGAGAGAAATGGGACATAGCAATGGCCGCACTCTATCTGGCTTCTGATGCAG GAAAATATGTCAATGGGGCTACAATTATTGTTGATGGAGGCCTTTGGTTAAGTCGTCCTCGCCATATTCCCAAGGAGGAAGTGAAGGCGCTCTCTAAGGTTGTCGAGAAGAAGGTCAGGACCTCTGGGTTTGGCGTGCCATCCAGCAAATTGTGA
- the LOC120682057 gene encoding peroxisomal 2,4-dienoyl-CoA reductase [(3E)-enoyl-CoA-producing]-like: protein MESPFRADVLKGKAALVTGGGSGIGFEIAAQLASHGAQIAIMGRRREVLDKAVAALRSQGLRAVGFDGDVRKQEDAARVLAATVEHFGKLDILVNGAAGNFLASPEDLTPKGFRTVLDIDTVGTYTMCFEALKYLKKGGPGKGPSTGGLIINISATLHYTATWYQIHVSAAKAGVDSITRSLALEWGTDYDIRVNGIAPGPIQGTPGVRKLAPEEMSKGYREVMPLFKFGEKRDIAMAALYLASDAGKYVNGTTLVVDGGLWLSHPRHIPKEEVKELSKLVEKRVRTSGVGMPSSKL, encoded by the exons ATGGAGTCGCCGTTCCGGGCGGACGTGCTCAAGGGCAAGGCGGCGCTAGTCACCGGCGGGGGATCCGGCATCGGCTTCGAGATCGCCGCCCAGCTCGCGAGCCACGGCGCGCAGATCGCCAtcatgggccgccgccgcgaggtcCTCGACAAGGCCGTCGCCGCCCTCCGCTCCCAGGGCCTCCGG GCTGTCGGTTTTGATGGAGATGTCCGCAAGCAGGAGGACGCGGCCAGAGTGCTCGCGGCGACAGTTGAGCATTTCGGCAAGCTTGACATTCTTGTTAACGGCGCAGCTGGCAACTTCCTTGCTTCCCCGGAGGATTTGACGCCCAAGGGATTCCGAACAG TTCTCGACATTGACACTGTGGGTACATACACAATGTGCTTTGAAGCCCTCAAGTATCTGAAAAAGGGTGGGCCAGGAAAAGGCCCGTCCACTGGTGGCCTAATCATTAACATAAGTGCAACACTGCATTACACTGCAACTTGGTACCAAATTCATGTCTCGGCTGCTAAG GCAGGTGTTGATAGCATCACAAGATCACTGGCTCTGGAATGGGGAACTGATTATGACATTAGAGTCAACGGGATTGCACCCGGACCAATTCAAGGTACACCGGGAGTGAGGAAGCTTGCGCCTGAGGAAATGAGCAAGGGGTATCGGGAAGTGATGCCATTGTTCAAGTTTGGGGAGAAGCGGGACATAGCAATGGCTGCACTCTACCTTGCTTCTGATGCAG GCAAATATGTAAATGGGACTACCCTGGTGGTTGATGGAGGCCTTTGGTTAAGTCACCCTCGCCATATTCCCAAGGAGGAAGTGAAGGAGCTATCAAAGCTTGTCGAGAAGAGGGTTAGGACCTCTGGTGTCGGCATGCCATCCAGCAAATTGTGA